The Ananas comosus cultivar F153 linkage group 7, ASM154086v1, whole genome shotgun sequence genome has a window encoding:
- the LOC109712895 gene encoding anaphase-promoting complex subunit 5 isoform X1, with translation MSLSPRWGARVEREGSSSSTSRRTRSLYASSSRSLPLPLTTPSPSPSNPSPSTIASASSSSPSPSLQSCEDFLEPPLEELINQLNTVGGLVNNWLGEHLTSSLSALCSPDDLFNFFDKLRSVIAAPEGSNVEDDQIFLDQDSHLGVFLRCCILAFNMLTFEGVCHLLTNLAAYCNSTDSAYELAEGDDFGNETEMLDSLDTDMDLRTAVFGKCTHEFQSEAHPGESSSLTFPAQNLLYGSAEDNYLREEDNIGVLRSKWQVEGYLNMQADYLEKDASSFPLNSFNAVLTQLQKLAPEFHRARYLQYLNALHHDDYVAALDNLHGYFDCSAGMEGLFTRSSSPRSDILVGRYETALLCLGTMHSHFGHSKKALEALTEAVRVSQQNNDDSCLAFTLAAICNLLSEIGISSRIEIIGSPFSLGTSTGLGTPLSTQQQLLVLLKRSLKRADSQKLTSLLAFNHLALAKFDLKHVKRPLLSFGPKASTKLRTCPIEVCKELRLSSHVLTEFGSDGLSLLSDNGVFSTSWTKNLAAVNNLWLADAIKSKCSSVNDFDIFQFLAQPSPVPRSVLQLAGSSYLLRATAWEHYGSAPLVRMNALVYATCFADAASSSELSLAYMKLIQQLACFKGYSEAFGALKLAEEKFPSVSKSRIQLLKLQLLHERSLHRGHLKFAQQVCDEFGVLASCVSGVDMELKTEASLRHARTLLASNQFSQAAAVANSLFCTCYKYNMQVENATVLLLLAEIHKKSGNTVLGLPYALASLSFCKSFNFNLLEASATLTLAELWLSLGPSHARRALSLVHRTLPMILGHGGLELRARANIAVAKCHLSDPMFSIFKDPSIVLDPLSQAAEELQILEYHEMAAEAFYLMAMVYSKIGMLGKREEAAASFKKHVCALENPRDEEDSLAYMF, from the exons ATGAGCCTTTCGCCCCGGTGGGGAGCGCGGGTCGAAAGAGAGGGGTCGTCATCTTCGACATCACGCCGCACAAGATCGCTCTATGCCTCCTCATCCAGATCTTTGCCCCTTCCTCTCACCACGCCGTCCCCTTCCCCTTCCAATCCGTCACCATCAACAATCGCCTcggcctcctcctcttctccctcaccaag TTTGCAGTCATGTGAGGATTTTCTGGAACCTCCTCTGGAAGAACTTATCAATCAATTGAATACTGTTGGTGGCTTAGTTAATAATTGGCTTGGTGAGCACTTGACAAGCAGCCTTTCAGCGCTATGCTCACCAGATGATCTGTTCAACTTCTTCGATAAATTGCGAA GTGTGATTGCTGCCCCTGAAGGGTCAAATGTGGAGGATGATCAAATTTTTCTGGATCAGGACAGTCACCTGGGAGTTTTCCTGCGCTGTTGTATACTAGCCTTTAATATGTTAACTTTTGAG GGTGTCTGCCATCTTTTGACTAATCTTGCGGCGTATTGTAACTCAACTGATTCGGCGTACGAGTTAGCTGAAGGTGATGATTTTGGTAACGAGACAGAGATGCTTGACTCACTAGACACAGATATGGATCTTAGAACTGCTGTTTTTGGCAAGTGCACGCATGAATTTCAATCTGAAGCACATCCTGGAGAAAGTTCTTCATTAACTTTTCCTGCACAAAATCTCCTTTATGGTTCTGCTGAAG ATAATTATTTAAGAGAAGAGGATAATATAGGCGTATTACGATCAAAGTGGCAAGTAGAAGGATACCTCAATATGCAAGCTGATTATCTTGAGAA GGATGCCAGTTCATTTCCTTTGAATTCATTTAATGCTGTTCTAACGCAGCTTCAAAAGTTAGCTCCAGAGTTTCACCGT GCTCGATACTTGCAGTACCTGAATGCTCTTCACCATGATGATTATGTTGCTGCACTGGACAACCTTCATGGCTATTTTGACTGCAG TGCAGGGATGGAGGGGCTTTTTACTCGTTCATCTTCTCCTCGCTCTGATATTCTTGTTGGAAGATATGAGACTGCTTTACTATGCTTAGGCACCATGCACTCTCATTTTGGGCACTCTAAGAAAGCCTTAGAG GCTCTAACTGAGGCAGTACGTGTTTCTCAACAG AACAATGATGATTCGTGCCTTGCCTTTACACTAGCTGCTATTTGCAATCTATTATCTGAGATTGGCATTTCAAGCAGAATTGAGATAATTGgttctcctttttctcttgGGACTAGTACTGGTCTCGGTACACCATTGTCCACCCAGCAGCAATTACTAGTTCTTTTGAAACGGTCACTCAAGAGGGCTGATAGCCAGAAACTAACAAGTCTATTGGCCTTTAACCATCTTGCTCTTGCAAAATTTGATCTAAAG CACGTTAAAAGACCATTGCTGTCTTTTGGTCCGAAAGCTTCCACAAAGCTTAGAACATGCCCCATTGAAGTTTGCAAG GAGCTACGGCTTAGTTCTCATGTGCTGACTGAATTTGGATCAGATGGCTTATCATTGTTAAGTGATAATGGTGTTTTTAGCACCTCATGGACTAAGAATCTTGCAGCTGTTAATAATTTGTGGCTTGCAGACGCAATAAAGTCAAAATGTTCATCCGTAAATGATTTTGACATATTCCAGTTTCTTGCACAGCCAAGTCCTGTACCTAGGTCTGTTCTACAATTAGCTGGTTCATCGTATTTGTTAAGAGCTACTGCTTGGGAACATTATGGAAG TGCCCCACTGGTTCGAATGAATGCGTTGGTTTATGCAACCTGCTTTGCCGATGCTGCAAG TTCATCAGAGTTGTCACTAGCGTATATGAAACTAATTCAACAATTGGCATGTTTCAAAGGATATTCAG AAGCATTTGGTGCTCTCAAGCTTGCCGAAGAAAAGTTCCCATCTGTATCAAAATCACGCATCCAGCTACTTAAGCTACAGTTGCTTCATGAGCGTTCGTTACATCG AGGACATCTGAAATTTGCTCAACAAGTTTGCGATGAGTTTGGTGTTTTGGCATCATGTGTTAGTGGGGTAGATATGGAGCTGAAAACAGAGGCTAGTCTTCGCCATGCTCGAACTCTACTAGCCTCTAACCAGTTTAGCCAG GCAGCAGCTGTGGCTAATTCTCTTTTCTGCACATGCTACAAGTACAACATGCAGGTTGAGAATGCTACTGTTCTTCTATTACTTGCTGAAATACACAAG AAATCAGGCAATACTGTTCTTGGGCTGCCTTATGCCTTAGCAAGTCTGTCATTCTGCAAATCGTTCAACTTCAATCTACTCGAAGCTTCTGCTACCCTGACACTTGCTGAATTATGGTTATCTCTTGGACCGAGCCATGCAAGGAGAGCCTTGAGTCTTGTGCATCGAACTCTTCCAATGATTCTTGGTCATGGTGGACTAGAGCTGCGTGCTAGAGCCAATATTGCTGTAGCAAAGTGCCATTTATCAGATCCAATGTTTTCAA TTTTTAAAGATCCCTCTATTGTGCTGGATCCTCTAAGTCAAGCAGCTGAAGAACTGCAAATCTTAGAG TATCACGAAATGGCGGCAGAAGCATTCTATTTAATGGCTATGGTGTACAGTAAAATTGGAATGCTAGGCAAAAGAGAGGAAGCTGCAGCATCTTTCAAGAAGCATGTTTGTGCTCTTGAAAACCCAAGGGATGAAGAAGACTCACTTGCGTACATGTTTTGA
- the LOC109712895 gene encoding anaphase-promoting complex subunit 5 isoform X2, with translation MPPHPDLCPFLSPRRPLPLPIRHHQQSPRPPPLLPHQGVIAAPEGSNVEDDQIFLDQDSHLGVFLRCCILAFNMLTFEGVCHLLTNLAAYCNSTDSAYELAEGDDFGNETEMLDSLDTDMDLRTAVFGKCTHEFQSEAHPGESSSLTFPAQNLLYGSAEDNYLREEDNIGVLRSKWQVEGYLNMQADYLEKDASSFPLNSFNAVLTQLQKLAPEFHRARYLQYLNALHHDDYVAALDNLHGYFDCSAGMEGLFTRSSSPRSDILVGRYETALLCLGTMHSHFGHSKKALEALTEAVRVSQQNNDDSCLAFTLAAICNLLSEIGISSRIEIIGSPFSLGTSTGLGTPLSTQQQLLVLLKRSLKRADSQKLTSLLAFNHLALAKFDLKHVKRPLLSFGPKASTKLRTCPIEVCKELRLSSHVLTEFGSDGLSLLSDNGVFSTSWTKNLAAVNNLWLADAIKSKCSSVNDFDIFQFLAQPSPVPRSVLQLAGSSYLLRATAWEHYGSAPLVRMNALVYATCFADAASSSELSLAYMKLIQQLACFKGYSEAFGALKLAEEKFPSVSKSRIQLLKLQLLHERSLHRGHLKFAQQVCDEFGVLASCVSGVDMELKTEASLRHARTLLASNQFSQAAAVANSLFCTCYKYNMQVENATVLLLLAEIHKKSGNTVLGLPYALASLSFCKSFNFNLLEASATLTLAELWLSLGPSHARRALSLVHRTLPMILGHGGLELRARANIAVAKCHLSDPMFSIFKDPSIVLDPLSQAAEELQILEYHEMAAEAFYLMAMVYSKIGMLGKREEAAASFKKHVCALENPRDEEDSLAYMF, from the exons ATGCCTCCTCATCCAGATCTTTGCCCCTTCCTCTCACCACGCCGTCCCCTTCCCCTTCCAATCCGTCACCATCAACAATCGCCTcggcctcctcctcttctccctcaccaag GTGTGATTGCTGCCCCTGAAGGGTCAAATGTGGAGGATGATCAAATTTTTCTGGATCAGGACAGTCACCTGGGAGTTTTCCTGCGCTGTTGTATACTAGCCTTTAATATGTTAACTTTTGAG GGTGTCTGCCATCTTTTGACTAATCTTGCGGCGTATTGTAACTCAACTGATTCGGCGTACGAGTTAGCTGAAGGTGATGATTTTGGTAACGAGACAGAGATGCTTGACTCACTAGACACAGATATGGATCTTAGAACTGCTGTTTTTGGCAAGTGCACGCATGAATTTCAATCTGAAGCACATCCTGGAGAAAGTTCTTCATTAACTTTTCCTGCACAAAATCTCCTTTATGGTTCTGCTGAAG ATAATTATTTAAGAGAAGAGGATAATATAGGCGTATTACGATCAAAGTGGCAAGTAGAAGGATACCTCAATATGCAAGCTGATTATCTTGAGAA GGATGCCAGTTCATTTCCTTTGAATTCATTTAATGCTGTTCTAACGCAGCTTCAAAAGTTAGCTCCAGAGTTTCACCGT GCTCGATACTTGCAGTACCTGAATGCTCTTCACCATGATGATTATGTTGCTGCACTGGACAACCTTCATGGCTATTTTGACTGCAG TGCAGGGATGGAGGGGCTTTTTACTCGTTCATCTTCTCCTCGCTCTGATATTCTTGTTGGAAGATATGAGACTGCTTTACTATGCTTAGGCACCATGCACTCTCATTTTGGGCACTCTAAGAAAGCCTTAGAG GCTCTAACTGAGGCAGTACGTGTTTCTCAACAG AACAATGATGATTCGTGCCTTGCCTTTACACTAGCTGCTATTTGCAATCTATTATCTGAGATTGGCATTTCAAGCAGAATTGAGATAATTGgttctcctttttctcttgGGACTAGTACTGGTCTCGGTACACCATTGTCCACCCAGCAGCAATTACTAGTTCTTTTGAAACGGTCACTCAAGAGGGCTGATAGCCAGAAACTAACAAGTCTATTGGCCTTTAACCATCTTGCTCTTGCAAAATTTGATCTAAAG CACGTTAAAAGACCATTGCTGTCTTTTGGTCCGAAAGCTTCCACAAAGCTTAGAACATGCCCCATTGAAGTTTGCAAG GAGCTACGGCTTAGTTCTCATGTGCTGACTGAATTTGGATCAGATGGCTTATCATTGTTAAGTGATAATGGTGTTTTTAGCACCTCATGGACTAAGAATCTTGCAGCTGTTAATAATTTGTGGCTTGCAGACGCAATAAAGTCAAAATGTTCATCCGTAAATGATTTTGACATATTCCAGTTTCTTGCACAGCCAAGTCCTGTACCTAGGTCTGTTCTACAATTAGCTGGTTCATCGTATTTGTTAAGAGCTACTGCTTGGGAACATTATGGAAG TGCCCCACTGGTTCGAATGAATGCGTTGGTTTATGCAACCTGCTTTGCCGATGCTGCAAG TTCATCAGAGTTGTCACTAGCGTATATGAAACTAATTCAACAATTGGCATGTTTCAAAGGATATTCAG AAGCATTTGGTGCTCTCAAGCTTGCCGAAGAAAAGTTCCCATCTGTATCAAAATCACGCATCCAGCTACTTAAGCTACAGTTGCTTCATGAGCGTTCGTTACATCG AGGACATCTGAAATTTGCTCAACAAGTTTGCGATGAGTTTGGTGTTTTGGCATCATGTGTTAGTGGGGTAGATATGGAGCTGAAAACAGAGGCTAGTCTTCGCCATGCTCGAACTCTACTAGCCTCTAACCAGTTTAGCCAG GCAGCAGCTGTGGCTAATTCTCTTTTCTGCACATGCTACAAGTACAACATGCAGGTTGAGAATGCTACTGTTCTTCTATTACTTGCTGAAATACACAAG AAATCAGGCAATACTGTTCTTGGGCTGCCTTATGCCTTAGCAAGTCTGTCATTCTGCAAATCGTTCAACTTCAATCTACTCGAAGCTTCTGCTACCCTGACACTTGCTGAATTATGGTTATCTCTTGGACCGAGCCATGCAAGGAGAGCCTTGAGTCTTGTGCATCGAACTCTTCCAATGATTCTTGGTCATGGTGGACTAGAGCTGCGTGCTAGAGCCAATATTGCTGTAGCAAAGTGCCATTTATCAGATCCAATGTTTTCAA TTTTTAAAGATCCCTCTATTGTGCTGGATCCTCTAAGTCAAGCAGCTGAAGAACTGCAAATCTTAGAG TATCACGAAATGGCGGCAGAAGCATTCTATTTAATGGCTATGGTGTACAGTAAAATTGGAATGCTAGGCAAAAGAGAGGAAGCTGCAGCATCTTTCAAGAAGCATGTTTGTGCTCTTGAAAACCCAAGGGATGAAGAAGACTCACTTGCGTACATGTTTTGA